Proteins encoded together in one Gammaproteobacteria bacterium window:
- a CDS encoding type II toxin-antitoxin system RelE/ParE family toxin, protein MKFEFHPQALAEFEEAAHYYERCQHGLGLRFYSNVEATLQNIIENPGRWPVLHQDVRRCLTRVFPYAVLYTVEPEYVLVVAVMHCHQKPGYWSARV, encoded by the coding sequence ATGAAGTTTGAGTTTCATCCCCAAGCGCTTGCCGAGTTCGAGGAAGCTGCACATTATTACGAGCGATGCCAGCATGGTCTGGGGCTTCGTTTCTATTCAAATGTCGAAGCAACGCTTCAAAATATCATTGAAAACCCCGGGCGCTGGCCGGTTCTGCACCAAGATGTTCGTCGTTGTCTCACGCGGGTATTTCCGTATGCGGTGCTTTACACCGTGGAACCCGAATATGTGCTTGTTGTGGCAGTCATGCATTGTCACCAAAAACCCGGATATTGGAGTGCTCGGGTATAA
- a CDS encoding addiction module protein: MAISVEKLTEAVLSLPSEARALLADRLVESLDPLADEDVRDLWAAEALRRRDEVREGKIPAISGEAALEQVRNSLKK, encoded by the coding sequence ATGGCCATATCTGTTGAAAAACTGACCGAAGCCGTCTTATCGCTGCCGAGCGAGGCGCGGGCATTGCTTGCCGATCGTTTGGTAGAAAGCCTGGATCCTCTCGCGGACGAGGATGTTCGTGATTTATGGGCTGCCGAGGCGCTCCGTCGGCGTGATGAGGTTCGTGAAGGGAAGATCCCCGCTATTTCTGGCGAGGCCGCCCTGGAGCAGGTACGAAATTCCCTCAAGAAATGA